From one Takifugu rubripes chromosome 14, fTakRub1.2, whole genome shotgun sequence genomic stretch:
- the LOC101072343 gene encoding protocadherin beta-16-like isoform X1 yields MKRGRIFVTLGLSVKYLLTLRSSVLAPERLQADVLSQKGNLTMALQVRLSCGGRCNCLLLLFSVIATAVVAVTHYSIPEEMEEGSVVANLATDLGLDVKTLRGRKMRVDVVGNKKYLDINKETGELFILERIDRELLCPLKTTTHCFLKLDATIENPIRMFNIEVEIMDINDNAPHFRRGTMHLDISESSSVGERFSLNNAADPDVGSNSVKDYHLSASEHFSINIQTGRDGSKFADLILTKALDRELQAVHNLILTAVDGGVPTRTGTASIVVRVLDVNDNAPSFGKDKYVVDVMENSPIGSLVIKLNATDLDEGSNSDVVYSYSLYTSERTQQIFNLNAENGEIRVREMINYEDLKLYEMEIIASDKGTNLLTGQCKVTIQVTDMNDNHPEISIKSFQTPVNENIDIDTVIAVVSVSDKDSGDNGVVDVHIPDNMPFKLRQSSDNYYELVVSEPLDREKVPEYDITFTVTDRGSPPLSDNETMTLELLDINDNVPHFPQSFYTIRVTENNAPGALLSSLTAFDPDLHENQYLVYFILEKEIANTSMSMLFSINPENGNLYALKTFDYEIEKEFLFHIEARDSGSPPLSSNVTVHIIIVDQNDNAPVIVSPWRAQGSVVEEKIPRSTDKGSLVAKVIALDVDSVHNSRITYQLLQVTDATLFSLDQYNGEIRTMRMFSYRDPRHQRLVVVAKDNGNPALSATVTIKLSTVETAVKAYSDLTEVPLEYDIFSDLNLYLVIGLGSVSFLLLITILVTIVIKCQKPKASNAAPPCRNSVISERNSTIADSTLVSNDAYWYSLFLAETRKGKLVVRQPVPKGSRYIVSSIPRGTGMTDTSGSAPSTLQASTSSSGSSSSSSSNSK; encoded by the exons ATGAAGCGCGGTCGGATCTTCGTCACTCTTGGGCTGTCCGTGAAATATCTCCTTACTCTTCGTTCATCTGTACTAGCTCCAGAACGGCTTCAAGCAGACGTCTTATCACAAAAAGGAAACCTTACAATGGCTCTTCAGGTCAGATTGTCATGCGGGGGACGGTGCAATTgccttcttctgctcttttccGTCATCGCGACGGCGGTGGTCGCCGTCACGCATTATTCTATTCCTGAAGAAATGGAGGAAGGTTCTGTGGTGGCTAATTTAGCCACAGATTTGGGATTAGACGTGAAGACGCTGAGGGGAAGAAAAATGCGTGTCGATGTTGTGGGGAACAAAAAATACCTAGACATAAACAAGGAAACGGGCGAGCTCTTTATTCTTGAGAGGATCGATAGAGAATTGTTGTGCCCTCTAAAAACGACTACACACTGCTTTTTGAAATTAGATGCCACGATTGAAAATCCAATAAGGATGTTTAACATTGAGGTGGAAATTATGGACATTAATGACAACGCTCCACATTTCCGACGAGGAACGATGCATTTGGACATCTCCGAATCGAGCTCCGTGGGTGAGAGATTCTCCTTGAATAATGCTGCAGATCCAGATGTTGGAAGCAATTCCGTTAAAGATTATCACCTGAGCGCAAGTGAGcatttttcaataaatattcaGACCGGAAGGGACGGGTCAAAGTTTGCAGATTTGATTCTGACCAAAGCTTTAGacagagagctgcaggctgtTCACAACCTGATCCTGACTGCGGTGGACGGTGGAGTTCCCACGCGCACAGGAACAGCCAGCATCGTTGTGCGCGTACTTGACGTGAACGACAACGCCCCTTCATTTGGCAAAGACAAATATGTGGTAGATGTGATGGAGAACTCTCCAATAGGCAGCTTAGTCATCAAGCTGAACGCCACTGATCTAGACGAAGGCTCCAATTCTGACGTAGTTTATTCTTATAGTTTATACACATCAGAGAGAACGCAGCagatatttaatttaaatgcagaaaatggTGAAATCAGGGTGAGAGAGATGATCAATTACGAAGATCTAAAACTTTATGAAATGGAGATAATTGCCAGTGATAAGGGGACTAATCTCTTAACTGGTCAGTGTAAAGTGACGATACAGGTGACAGATATGAACGATAACCACCCAGAAATATCTATCAAGTCATTTCAGACTCCAGTCAATGAAAACATAGATATAGACACAGTGATAGCTGTAGTTAGTGTGAGTGATAAAGACTCAGGAGATAATGGAGTGGTTGATGTGCATATTCCTGATAATATGCCTTTTAAACTGAGGCAATCCTCTGATAACTATTATGAATTAGTGGTGTCAGAGCCGTTAGACCGTGAGAAGGTTCCAGAGTACGACATCACTTTCACAGTAACAGACAGAGGCTCTCCTCCTTTATCGGACAATGAAACCATGacgttggagctgctggacattAATGATAATGTTCCTCACTTCCCTCAGTCATTTTATACGATACGTGTCACTGAGAATAACGCACCGGGGGCCTTGCTCAGTTCTCTGACTGCCTTTGACCCTGACCTCCACGAGAACCAGTATTTAGTTTACTTCATCCTAGAGAAGGAGATCGCCAACACGTCCATGTCCATGTTGTTCTCCATCAACCCAGAGAATGGAAATCTTTACGCACTGAAAACTTTTGACTACGAGATTGAGAAGGAGTTTCTTTTCCACATTGAGGCCAGAGactctggttctcctccactcagcagtaACGTGACCGTCCACATCATTATTGTGGAccagaacgacaacgctccgGTCATTGTGTCTCCGTGGCGTGCGCAGggctctgtggtggaggaaaaGATCCCCAGATCCACTGACAAAGGTTCTCTGGTTGCCAAGGTGATAGCTTTAGACGTGGACTCGGTGCACAACTCCAGGATCACCTACCAGTTACTCCAGGTGACTGACGCCACCTTGTTCAGTCTGGATCAGTACAACGGAGAGATCCGGACCATGAGGATGTTCAGCTACAGAGATCCACGCCACCAGAGACTGGTTGTTGTTGCCAAGGACAACGGGAACCCTGCTCTGTCTGCCACAGTCACCATTAAGCTGTCCACAGTGGAGACTGCTGTTAAAGCCTACTCTGACCTGACTGAGGTTCCTCTGGAATACGACATCTTCTCAGACCTGAACCTGTACCTGGTCATCGGTCTGGGCTCagtgtcatttctgctgctcatcaccATCCTGGTCACCATCGTCATCAAGTGTCAGAAACCCAAGGCCAGCAAtgctgctcctccctgcaggaacAGTGTGATCAGTGAGAGAAACTCCACCATCGCTGATTCCACTCTGGTGTCCAACGATGCGTACTGGTACAGCCTGTTTCTAGCAGAGACCAGGAAAGGAAAACTGGTGGTTAGACAGCCTGTGCCAAAGGGCTCCAGGTACATCGTGTCCAGTATACCCAGAGGTACAGGAATGACCGACACTAGTGGCTCTGCTCCCTCTACTCTGCAG gcatccaccagcagcagcggcagcagcagcagcagcagcagcaattcCAAATAA
- the LOC101072343 gene encoding protocadherin alpha-C2-like isoform X2, giving the protein MKRGRIFVTLGLSVKYLLTLRSSVLAPERLQADVLSQKGNLTMALQVRLSCGGRCNCLLLLFSVIATAVVAVTHYSIPEEMEEGSVVANLATDLGLDVKTLRGRKMRVDVVGNKKYLDINKETGELFILERIDRELLCPLKTTTHCFLKLDATIENPIRMFNIEVEIMDINDNAPHFRRGTMHLDISESSSVGERFSLNNAADPDVGSNSVKDYHLSASEHFSINIQTGRDGSKFADLILTKALDRELQAVHNLILTAVDGGVPTRTGTASIVVRVLDVNDNAPSFGKDKYVVDVMENSPIGSLVIKLNATDLDEGSNSDVVYSYSLYTSERTQQIFNLNAENGEIRVREMINYEDLKLYEMEIIASDKGTNLLTGQCKVTIQVTDMNDNHPEISIKSFQTPVNENIDIDTVIAVVSVSDKDSGDNGVVDVHIPDNMPFKLRQSSDNYYELVVSEPLDREKVPEYDITFTVTDRGSPPLSDNETMTLELLDINDNVPHFPQSFYTIRVTENNAPGALLSSLTAFDPDLHENQYLVYFILEKEIANTSMSMLFSINPENGNLYALKTFDYEIEKEFLFHIEARDSGSPPLSSNVTVHIIIVDQNDNAPVIVSPWRAQGSVVEEKIPRSTDKGSLVAKVIALDVDSVHNSRITYQLLQVTDATLFSLDQYNGEIRTMRMFSYRDPRHQRLVVVAKDNGNPALSATVTIKLSTVETAVKAYSDLTEVPLEYDIFSDLNLYLVIGLGSVSFLLLITILVTIVIKCQKPKASNAAPPCRNSVISERNSTIADSTLVSNDAYWYSLFLAETRKGKLVVRQPVPKGSRYIVSSIPRGTGMTDTSGSAPSTLQYPK; this is encoded by the exons ATGAAGCGCGGTCGGATCTTCGTCACTCTTGGGCTGTCCGTGAAATATCTCCTTACTCTTCGTTCATCTGTACTAGCTCCAGAACGGCTTCAAGCAGACGTCTTATCACAAAAAGGAAACCTTACAATGGCTCTTCAGGTCAGATTGTCATGCGGGGGACGGTGCAATTgccttcttctgctcttttccGTCATCGCGACGGCGGTGGTCGCCGTCACGCATTATTCTATTCCTGAAGAAATGGAGGAAGGTTCTGTGGTGGCTAATTTAGCCACAGATTTGGGATTAGACGTGAAGACGCTGAGGGGAAGAAAAATGCGTGTCGATGTTGTGGGGAACAAAAAATACCTAGACATAAACAAGGAAACGGGCGAGCTCTTTATTCTTGAGAGGATCGATAGAGAATTGTTGTGCCCTCTAAAAACGACTACACACTGCTTTTTGAAATTAGATGCCACGATTGAAAATCCAATAAGGATGTTTAACATTGAGGTGGAAATTATGGACATTAATGACAACGCTCCACATTTCCGACGAGGAACGATGCATTTGGACATCTCCGAATCGAGCTCCGTGGGTGAGAGATTCTCCTTGAATAATGCTGCAGATCCAGATGTTGGAAGCAATTCCGTTAAAGATTATCACCTGAGCGCAAGTGAGcatttttcaataaatattcaGACCGGAAGGGACGGGTCAAAGTTTGCAGATTTGATTCTGACCAAAGCTTTAGacagagagctgcaggctgtTCACAACCTGATCCTGACTGCGGTGGACGGTGGAGTTCCCACGCGCACAGGAACAGCCAGCATCGTTGTGCGCGTACTTGACGTGAACGACAACGCCCCTTCATTTGGCAAAGACAAATATGTGGTAGATGTGATGGAGAACTCTCCAATAGGCAGCTTAGTCATCAAGCTGAACGCCACTGATCTAGACGAAGGCTCCAATTCTGACGTAGTTTATTCTTATAGTTTATACACATCAGAGAGAACGCAGCagatatttaatttaaatgcagaaaatggTGAAATCAGGGTGAGAGAGATGATCAATTACGAAGATCTAAAACTTTATGAAATGGAGATAATTGCCAGTGATAAGGGGACTAATCTCTTAACTGGTCAGTGTAAAGTGACGATACAGGTGACAGATATGAACGATAACCACCCAGAAATATCTATCAAGTCATTTCAGACTCCAGTCAATGAAAACATAGATATAGACACAGTGATAGCTGTAGTTAGTGTGAGTGATAAAGACTCAGGAGATAATGGAGTGGTTGATGTGCATATTCCTGATAATATGCCTTTTAAACTGAGGCAATCCTCTGATAACTATTATGAATTAGTGGTGTCAGAGCCGTTAGACCGTGAGAAGGTTCCAGAGTACGACATCACTTTCACAGTAACAGACAGAGGCTCTCCTCCTTTATCGGACAATGAAACCATGacgttggagctgctggacattAATGATAATGTTCCTCACTTCCCTCAGTCATTTTATACGATACGTGTCACTGAGAATAACGCACCGGGGGCCTTGCTCAGTTCTCTGACTGCCTTTGACCCTGACCTCCACGAGAACCAGTATTTAGTTTACTTCATCCTAGAGAAGGAGATCGCCAACACGTCCATGTCCATGTTGTTCTCCATCAACCCAGAGAATGGAAATCTTTACGCACTGAAAACTTTTGACTACGAGATTGAGAAGGAGTTTCTTTTCCACATTGAGGCCAGAGactctggttctcctccactcagcagtaACGTGACCGTCCACATCATTATTGTGGAccagaacgacaacgctccgGTCATTGTGTCTCCGTGGCGTGCGCAGggctctgtggtggaggaaaaGATCCCCAGATCCACTGACAAAGGTTCTCTGGTTGCCAAGGTGATAGCTTTAGACGTGGACTCGGTGCACAACTCCAGGATCACCTACCAGTTACTCCAGGTGACTGACGCCACCTTGTTCAGTCTGGATCAGTACAACGGAGAGATCCGGACCATGAGGATGTTCAGCTACAGAGATCCACGCCACCAGAGACTGGTTGTTGTTGCCAAGGACAACGGGAACCCTGCTCTGTCTGCCACAGTCACCATTAAGCTGTCCACAGTGGAGACTGCTGTTAAAGCCTACTCTGACCTGACTGAGGTTCCTCTGGAATACGACATCTTCTCAGACCTGAACCTGTACCTGGTCATCGGTCTGGGCTCagtgtcatttctgctgctcatcaccATCCTGGTCACCATCGTCATCAAGTGTCAGAAACCCAAGGCCAGCAAtgctgctcctccctgcaggaacAGTGTGATCAGTGAGAGAAACTCCACCATCGCTGATTCCACTCTGGTGTCCAACGATGCGTACTGGTACAGCCTGTTTCTAGCAGAGACCAGGAAAGGAAAACTGGTGGTTAGACAGCCTGTGCCAAAGGGCTCCAGGTACATCGTGTCCAGTATACCCAGAGGTACAGGAATGACCGACACTAGTGGCTCTGCTCCCTCTACTCTGCAG TACCCTAAATGA
- the LOC115252292 gene encoding protocadherin beta-16-like produces MSLLSSKTDCAPWLLMSLYLDDDWTLSKQPFQTSNCWSQNTETLVLQTFNDLNPSVVGFLLIGRRSVAIFVEGISKMVRKRLPRFQPGYVSLSLFISVFVNVAVAVTHYSIPEEMEEGSVVANLATDLGLDVKTLNERKIRVDVVGNKKYLDINKDTGELVVSERIDREFLCPSRTTTSCFIRLDATIENPIRMFNIEVEIMDINDNAPHFRRGTMHLDISESSSVGERFSLNNAADPDVGSNSVKDYHLSASEHFSINIQTGRDGTKFADLILTKALDRELQAVHNLILTAVDGGVPTRTGTASIVVRVLDVNDNAPSFGKDKYVVDVMENSPIGSLVIKLNATDLDEGSNSDVVYSYSLYTSERTQQIFNLNAENGEIRVREMINYEDLKLYEMEIIASDKGTNLLTGQCKVTIQVTDMNDNHPEISIKSFQSPVKENIDVDTVIAVVSVSDKDSGDNGVVDLHIPDKMPFKLRQSSDNYYELVVSEPLDREKVPEYDITFTVTDRGSPPLSDNETMTLELLDINDNVPHFPQSFYTIRVTENNAPGALLSSLTAFDPDLHENQYLVYFILEKEIANTSMSMLFSINPEDGNLYGLKTFDYEIEKEFLFHIEARDSGSPPLSSNVSVHIIIVDQNDNAPVIVSPWRAQGSVVEEKIPRSTDKGSLVAKVIALDVDSVHNSRITYQLLQVTDATLFSLDQYNGEIRTMRMFSYRDPRHQRLVVVAKDNGNPALSATVTIKLSTVETAVKAYSDLTEVPLEYDIFSDLNLYLVIGLGSVSFLLLITILVTIVIKCQKPKASKAAPPCRNSVISERNSTIADSTLVSNDAYWYSLFLAETRKGKLVVRQPVPKGSRYIVSSIPRGTGMTDTSGSAPSTLQVWK; encoded by the coding sequence ATGTCGCTGCTCTCCAGCAAAACTGACTGCGCTCCTTGGTTGCTGATGTCACTCTATCTGGACGATGATTGGACGCTGAGCAAGCAGCCGTTTCAGACGTCAAACTGCTGGTCACAGAATACAGAAACGCTGGTCTTGCAGACTTTCAATGACTTGAATCCCTCGGTGGTCGGATTTTTACTGATTGGACGTAGGAGTGTGGCAATTTTTGTGGAAGGAATTTCAAAAATGGTTCGTAAACGTCTTCCTCGTTTCCAGCCGGGGTATGTTTCACTAtctctctttatctctgtcTTTGTGAACGTGGCGGTCGCCGTCACGCATTATTCTATTCCTGAAGAAATGGAGGAAGGTTCTGTGGTGGCTAATTTAGCCACGGATTTGGGATTAGACGTGAAAACACTGAATGAGCGAAAAATACGTGTCGACGTTGTGGGTAATAAAAAATACCTCGACATCAACAAAGACACGGGAGAGTTAGTCGTCTCCGAAAGAATTGATAGAGAATTTCTATGCCCTTCGAGGACGACGACCTCGTGCTTTATCAGGTTAGACGCCACAATTGAAAATCCAATAAGGATGTTTAACATTGAGGTGGAAATTATGGACATTAATGACAACGCTCCACATTTCCGACGAGGAACGATGCATTTGGACATCTCCGAATCGAGCTCCGTGGGTGAGAGATTCTCCTTGAATAATGCTGCAGATCCAGATGTTGGAAGCAATTCCGTTAAAGATTATCACCTGAGCGCAAGTGAGcatttttcaataaatattcaGACCGGAAGGGACGGGACCAAGTTTGCAGATTTGATTCTGACCAAAGCTTTAGacagagagctgcaggctgtTCACAACCTGATCCTGACTGCGGTGGACGGTGGAGTTCCCACGCGCACAGGAACAGCCAGCATCGTTGTGCGCGTACTTGACGTGAACGACAACGCCCCTTCATTTGGCAAAGACAAATATGTGGTAGATGTGATGGAGAACTCTCCAATAGGCAGCTTAGTCATCAAGCTGAACGCCACTGATCTAGACGAAGGCTCCAATTCTGACGTAGTTTATTCTTATAGTTTATACACATCAGAGAGAACGCAGCagatatttaatttaaatgcagaaaatggTGAAATCAGGGTGAGAGAGATGATCAATTACGAAGATCTAAAACTTTATGAAATGGAGATAATTGCCAGTGATAAGGGGACTAATCTCTTAACCGGTCAGTGTAAAGTGACGATTCAGGTGACAGATATGAACGATAACCACCCAGAAATATCTATCAAGTCATTTCAAAGCCCAGTGAAAGAAAACATAGATGTAGACACAGTGATAGCTGTCGTTAGTGTGAGTGATAAAGACTCAGGTGATAATGGAGTGGTTGATCTGCATATTCCTGATAAAATGCCTTTTAAACTGAGGCAATCCTCTGATAACTATTATGAATTAGTGGTGTCAGAGCCGTTAGACCGTGAGAAGGTTCCAGAGTACGACATCACTTTCACAGTAACAGACAGAGGCTCTCCTCCTTTATCGGACAATGAAACCATGacgttggagctgctggacattAATGATAATGTTCCTCACTTCCCTCAGTCATTTTATACGATACGTGTCACTGAGAATAACGCACCGGGGGCCTTGCTCAGTTCTCTGACGGCCTTTGACCCTGACCTCCACGAGAACCAGTATTTAGTTTACTTCATCCTAGAGAAGGAGATCGCCAACACGTCCATGTCCATGTTGTTCTCCATCAACCCAGAGGACGGAAATCTTTACGGGCTGAAAACCTTTGACTATGAGATTGAGAAGGAGTTTCTTTTCCACATTGAGGCCAGAGactctggttctcctccactcagcagcaacgtgagcgtCCACATCATTATTGTGGAccagaacgacaacgctccgGTCATTGTGTCTCCGTGGCGTGCGCAGggctctgtggtggaggaaaaGATCCCCAGATCCACTGACAAAGGCTCTCTGGTTGCCAAGGTGATAGCTTTAGATGTGGACTCGGTGCACAACTCCAGGATCACCTACCAGTTACTCCAGGTGACTGACGCCACCTTGTTCAGTCTGGATCAGTACAACGGAGAGATCCGGACCATGAGGATGTTCAGCTACAGAGATCCACGCCACCAGAGACTGGTTGTTGTTGCCAAGGACAACGGGAACCCTGCTCTGTCTGCCACCGTCACCATTAAGCTGTCCACAGTGGAGACTGCTGTTAAAGCCTACTCTGACCTGACTGAGGTTCCTCTGGAATACGACATCTTCTCAGACCTGAACCTGTACCTGGTCATCGGTCTGGGCTCagtgtcatttctgctgctcatcaccATCCTGGTCACCATCGTCATCAAGTGTCAGAAACCCAAGGCCAGCAAGgctgctcctccctgcaggaacAGTGTGATCAGTGAGAGAAACTCCACCATCGCTGATTCCACTCTGGTGTCCAACGATGCGTACTGGTACAGCCTGTTTCTAGCAGAGACCAGGAAAGGAAAACTGGTGGTTAGACAGCCTGTGCCAAAGGGCTCCAGGTACATCGTGTCCAGTATACCCAGAGGTACAGGAATGACCGACACTAGTGGCTCCGCTCCCTCTACTCTGCAGGTATGGAAATAA